One window of the Betta splendens chromosome 21, fBetSpl5.4, whole genome shotgun sequence genome contains the following:
- the LOC114847243 gene encoding CD209 antigen-like protein C, whose amino-acid sequence MDEIYANVEHVKSVESRRSVDQTGVRDSHRRRHGAAVVCLGLLSVFLVAGLIGLGLHYHNVVRGAAAETSAVKANLSELLQTSNDKLSSVTEERDQLNTSLTAMTEERDQLKANLAVMEQRDRMLRLSRQNKVCPAGWKKFGCSCYHVSSQSGSWTKGREECRKSGADLVVVDSAEEQNFLTKLTKQESWIGLSDSDKEGTWKWVDGSPLTVTFWAHNQPDNGNGDPRYGEEDCVNIRMEHTDKWNDLSCEASRLWICEKDL is encoded by the exons ATGGACGAAATATACGCAAACGTTGAACATGTCAAGTCTGTTGAGTCAAGACGTTCAGTAGATCAGACAG GTGTCAGGGACTCACACAGGAGACGTCATGGAGCTGCTGTCGTGTGTCTGGGGCTGCTGAGTGTTTTCCTGGTGGCTGGGCTCATTGGCCTCGGGCTCCACT ATCATAACGTGGTacgtggtgcagcagcagaaacctcAGCTGTCAAAGCCAACCTGAGCGAGCTTCTACAGACCAGTAATGACAAACTGTCTTCAGTCACAGAAGAGAGAGACCAGTTGAACACCAGTCTCACTGCGATGACAGAAGAGAGAGACCAGCTGAAGGCCAACCTCGCTGTAATGGAGCAGAGAGACAGGATGCTCAGACTGTCCAGACAGA ACAAAGTTTGTCCTGCAGGATGGAAGAAGTTTGGATGTTCCTGTTATCATGTCTCCAGTCAGTCTGGGTCCTGGACAAAGGGAAGAGAAGAATGCAGAAAGAGTGGAGCAGACCTGGTGGTGGTCGACAgcgctgaggagcag AATTTTCTCACTAAATTGACTAAACAGGAAAGCTGGATTGGTTTGAGTGACTCAGACAAAGAGGGGACCTGGAAATGGGTCGATGGAAGTCCGCTGACTGTGAC GTTCTGGGCTCATAATCAGCCTGATAACGGCAACGGTGACCCACGATACGGGGAAGAAGACTGTGTTAACATCAGAATGGAACACACAGATAAATGGAACGATCTCTCATGTGAAGCCTCACGACTGTGGATCTGTGAAAAAGACCTTTAG